From the Misgurnus anguillicaudatus chromosome 17, ASM2758022v2, whole genome shotgun sequence genome, one window contains:
- the ccdc80 gene encoding coiled-coil domain-containing protein 80 yields the protein MMGRSTLVFAVLCLLTWAVYVSESSLTDKQAKLRLMSIRRARLNKSRQIIKTRPGSYPLINDRRQQMQADEGINVRSRKVLAQRRSQGGSRNPIQQDDGTHGSRTRVSRMPTGAGSPNLLASFAGKNRLLVISAPHESDGYFRLMMSLLKPDVYCELAERHVHQIVLFHQEGELGGKIRRITNEGKVMEEPLDTAIIPRLMNVLKLEKGKFGMVLLKKTLQVEERYPYPVRMEAMYEVIDQSPMRKMEKVRQKGFVQKCRGAGVEGQVVEGIPSTDSQVDPPMERKPERKPVRRPSKTTTTSAPIPTRPVTTTTTTTTKATTTRPTTTRPTTTTQPTTTTTQPTTRALTTPQWIPVPKTTAKPYYHNRRDRYQIKTTTSPTTLPVYYTKADAGKYGDNRTDKKEYNNKHTNVIPTQHKPSKVKPSKKKNANKGISNAYEDKYNVGVPTDAYPEEKEEEIVPTKKGKGRQDKTDKKKKKEKTEKLSKKEKAERRGKDGKGGKKNGKKVSKHNEKEEYQKPTKRPPPPPPPKGTLATFLDYFENKRRLVLITSPSEENSMYIQQRDEYLEHVCEMAIRKISIISIFGTMTNSTMKIDHYQLENDKPMKGLRQEDLENQDLITELRKEYRMTFDDFYVILTDLDMKKKQYYDVPIAMKAVFDYIDTFSSRIREMEQQKRDGVTCKKEDKPRSLENFLSRFRWRRRLFVISAPNDEEWAYQQQLYALTSQACNLGLRHVSILKLVGTDLADMGGVLELYPINGSATVEREGLSATLVRDIRNYFQISPEYFSMLLVGKDGNVKSWYPSPMYSMAIIYDLIDSMQLRRQEMAIQQSLGMRCPEDEYGGYGYHHGYHEGYQEGYHQGYGY from the exons atGATGGGAAGATCCACGCTTGTTTTTGCTGTATTATGTTTGTTGACATGGGCCGTTTACGTGTCAGAGAGCAGTCTGACCGATAAACAAGCCAAACTCAGACTGATGTCCATTAGACGAGCAAGACTCAACAAATCACGTCAGATCATTAAAACCCGACCTGGATCTTATCCATTGATAAATGACAGACGCCAGCAGATGCAGGCAGATGAAGGTATAAATGTTCGCTCCAGGAAAGTCTTGGCACAAAGAAGATCACAGGGTGGATCTAGGAACCCAATCCAGCAAGACGATGGAACACATGGATCCCGGACCAGAGTTTCCCGTATGCCAACCGGTGCTGGCTCTCCAAATTTATTGGCTTCTTTTGCTGGAAAGAATCGTCTGCTGGTCATTTCTGCACCTCACGAGTCTGATGGTTACTTTAGGTTGATGATGAGTCTGCTCAAACCAGATGTTTATTGTGAGCTGGCGGAGCGCCACGTGCATCAGATTGTGTTGTTTCACCAGGAAGGGGAGTTGGGTGGAAAAATCAGACGCATAACTAATGAAGGTAAAGTGATGGAAGAGCCTTTAGATACCGCCATCATTCCCAGGCTTATGAACGTCCTGAAATTAGAGAAAGGAAAATTTGGAATGGTCCTCCTTAAAAAGACCCTTCAGGTGGAAGAGCGCTACCCATACCCCGTCAGAATGGAAGCGATGTATGAAGTTATCGACCAGTCACCCATGCGTAAGATGGAGAAGGTACGGCAGAAAGGATTTGTGCAGAAGTGCCGGGGGGCTGGGGTGGAGGGTCAGGTGGTCGAGGGCATCCCTAGTACTGACTCTCAAGTGGACCCACCGATGGAAAGGAAACCAGAGAGAAAACCTGTCCGCAGACCATCCAAAACGACAACGACATCCGCACCCATTCCAACGAGGCCAGTAACCACTACAACCACCACAACAACCAAAGCAACCACCACACGCCCTACAACTACTCGCCCGACTACAACAACACAacccaccaccaccacaacTCAGCCGACGACCAGAGCTCTGACCACCCCGCAGTGGATCccggttcccaagaccaccgcTAAGCCGTACTATCACAACCGTAGAGACAGATATCAGATCAAAACTACCACTTCACCCACCACCCTTCCTGTCTACTACACTAAGGCTGATGCAGGAAAATATGGCGATAATCGTACGGATAAAAAAGAATACAATAACAAACACACCAATGTCATACCTACGCAACACAAGCCCTCGAAAGTTAAGCCATCCAAGAAAAAGAATGCCAATAAGGGAATTAGCAATGCTTATGAGGATAAATATAATGTTGGTGTACCCACTGACGCTTATCCTGAAGAGAAAGAGGAAGAAATCGTGCCCACTAAGAAAGGCAAGGGCAGGCAGGATAAAACggataaaaagaaaaaaaaggagaagacagagaagttgtcaAAGAAGGAGAAGGCAGAGAGAAGAGGAAAAGATGGAAAAGGTGGAAAGAAGAATGGAAAGAAGGTTTCTAAACACAACGAGAAAGAAGAGTATCAAAAACCAACAAAGAGACCACCACCCCCACCACCACCGAAAGGAACCCTGGCGACATTTTTGGACTATTTCGAAAACAAAAGAAGACTTGTT TTGATTACCTCTCCTTCGGAGGAGAACAGCATGTACATTCAGCAGAGGGATGAATACCTGGAGCATGTGTGTGAGATGGCTATCAGGAAGATCTCCATCATCTCCATCTTTGGCACAATGACAAACAGCACAATGAAGATAGATCATTACCAACTTG AGAATGACAAACCCATGAAAGGTCTGAGACAGGAAGATTTGGAGAACCAGGATCTCATCACAGAACTGAGAAAAGAGTACAGAATGACCTTTGATGATTTCTATGTCATCCTAACAGATCTGGACATGAAGAAAAAG CAATACTATGATGTCCCAATCGCGATGAAAGCTGTTTTCGACTATATCGACACATTTTCCTCACGCATCAGAGAGATGGAACAGCAAAAACGTGATGGGGTGACGTGTAAAAAAGAAGACAAGCCAAGATCATTGGAGAACTTCCTGTCCAG GTTCCGTTGGAGACGCAGGTTGTTTGTCATATCTGCACCCAATGATGAGGAATGGGCTTATCAGCAGCAGCTTTACGCACTGACCAGTCAGGCGTGCAACCTAG GACTTCGGCATGTATCAATACTGAAGCTGGTGGGAACAGATCTGGCGGACATGGGAGGAGTGTTGGAGCTTTACCCCATCAACG GGAGTGCAACAGTGGAGCGTGAGGGCTTATCTGCCACTCTAGTCAGAGACATCAGAAACTACTTCCAGATCAGCCCCGAGTATTTCTCCATGCTGCTGGTGGGAAAAGACGGGAACGTCAAGTCCTGGTACCCATCGCCCATGTATTCCATGGCCATCATCTACGATCTGATCGACTCCATGCAACTCCGCAGACAAGAAATGGCGATCCAGCAGTCTCTAGGTATGCGCTGCCCAGAAGATGAGTACGGCGGCTACGGTTACCATCATGGCTACCATGAAGGTTACCAGGAGGGCTACCATCAGGGTTATGGTTATTAG